One Fusarium falciforme chromosome 1, complete sequence genomic window carries:
- a CDS encoding F-box domain-containing protein, whose amino-acid sequence MAVPRTTLILDQLPPEIYPEIGSNLTGKELDGVTRASKRLQVLFLRSLFHTIRFDHLQPGVRDSLRRFINGRTPEEMTEIWTAVRCASFLFPFPDSIDDFDLEEMLPASQDALRLQVLQAVRPLSQVRRLSIDLERFGDGHIDTFRAALPSAPRWEHLKRLRLTGLGENRCFAAALIHNCSPDKLMAIDLSGTHSFLLSVDAQRHCKRLERLRLEHPFPPFNADSFPAMQHVYGMWESFPHVKWLSIVEKNHGREGNMDTFDQCFEQMTEALQQMPNLLRFAFTLDIDRFQPGEIRDRLGLDENDNEALTDNQMLEWYTGQIQRIADAAPQLQEVCLFGNFGTSIGIDTAGVYRGTKVEDSKSMRVLLDAVQPGVECLTFPWGLDDDRHP is encoded by the exons ATGGCGGTACCTCGGACTACACTTATATTAGATCAGCTCCCTCCGGAGATCTACCCAGAGATCGGGTCTAACCTGACCGGCAAGGAACTGGATGGCGTAACGCGAGCATCCAAGCGCCTCCAGGTCTTATTTCTTCGATCTTTGTTCCATACCATCAGATTCGACCACCTCCAGCCAGGCGTCCGAGACAGTCTCCGTCGCTTCATCAATGGGAGGACACCAGAAGAAATGACCGAAATCTGGACCGCGGTCCG CTGCGCATCCTTCCTGTTCCCTTTCCCAGACTCCATCGATGACTTTGActtggaggagatgctgCCTGCATCCCAAGATGCCCTACGCCTTCAAGTGCTACAAGCCGTCCGACCCCTTTCCCAGGTCCGACGTCTGTCCATCGACTTGGAACGTTTCGGCGATGGACATATAGATACATTCCGAGCCGCACTGCCCAGCGCTCCGAGATGGGAGCACCTGAAGAGATTGAGACTCACTGGGCTGGGCGAAAACCGATGTTTCGCCGCTGCCCTCATCCACAACTGTTCGCCCGACAAGCTCATGGCTATTGACCTGAGCGGAACTCACTCGTTTCTTTTGTCGGTGGATGCCCAGAGACACTGCAAGAGACTCGAACGCTTACGACTGGAACACCCCTTTCCCCCTTTCAACGCGGACAGTTTCCCAGCGATGCAGCATGTGTACGGCATGTGGGAGAGCTTCCCACATGTCAAGTGGCTGTCTATCGTCGAGAAAAACCACGGCCGAGAAGGCAACATGGACACTTTC GACCAATGCTTTGAACAAATGACAGAAGCCCTGCAACAGATGCCGAATCTTCTCCGTTTTGCCTTCACGCTTGACATCGACCGCTTCCAACCAGGTGAGATCCGTGATAGGTTGGGCCTAGATGAGAACGACAACGAGGCATTAACGGACAACCAGATGCTAGAGTGGTACACGGGGCAGATCCAACGTATTGCAGACGCCGCCCCCCAGCTTCAAGAAGTCTGCCTGTTTGGAAACTTTGGCACTTCCATTGGCATAGACACCGCTGGAGTTTACCGTGGTACAAAGGTTGAGGATAGCAAGAGCATGCGCGTACTCCTCGACGCGGTCCAGCCGGGGGTCGAATGCTTGACATTCCCCTGGGGCTTAGATGATGATAGGCATCCTTGA
- a CDS encoding Epimerase domain-containing protein: MSKQSSRDVLDDDLPPPYTEAGPSTAAPQPSQQSITSIFSSHLNSLPLRILSNQAARTSARDQRDSEILTLLVPHVEDLLSSIAAMDPPPRIVEMTMVPEEAVNHEWVFSDEDRSRTVVRVQEDRKLQGDEKRPPKPEQKPLGERAFDEWGRWEDETEDTTPRNILWWDDRDMATRLAKYISPERVDRQVVKANVQQIKQDKKASRWGLFKKAEPSQPPPAPVRPVEDEDPVTMTFKAEEVTFRRENEMGIWEGKTGWGLVVRVKIRG; this comes from the coding sequence ATGTCCAAGCAATCATCCCGAGAcgtcctcgacgacgacctcCCCCCTCCGTATACCGAGGCGGGgccatcaacagcagcaccTCAGCCATCTCAACAATCAATCACATCCATCTTTTCCTCGCATCTTAACAGTCTCCCACTACGCATCCTCTCAAACCAAGCAGCCCGCACCTCTGCGCGCGACCAGCGAGACAGCGAGATTCTGACACTCTTGGTCCCCCATGTCGAAGACCTGCTATCATCCATTGCGGCCATGGATCCGCCTCCCCGAATCGTGGAGATGACCATGGTCCCAGAAGAGGCCGTGAACCACGAATGGGTGTTTAGCGATGAGGATCGATCCCGCACCGTAGTTCGCGTGCAGGAAGACCGCAAACTCCAAGGAGATGAAAAGAGGCCACCCAAACCAGAGCAGAAACCTCTTGGGGAGAGGGCTTTTGATGAATGGGGTCGATGGGAGGACGAGACAGAAGATACGACACCCCGCAACATCCTCTGGTGGGACGACCGCGACATGGCCACCCGACTAGCAAAGTACATATCACCAGAACGGGTTGATCGCCAGGTAGTAAAGGCAAATGTGCAACAAATAAAGCAGGACAAAAAGGCGTCAAGATGGGGCCTGTTCAAAAAGGCCGAACCATCACAACCGCCTCCAGCGCCAGTAAGGCCGGTGGAAGATGAAGATCCAGTCACGATGACTTTCAAGGCTGAGGAAGTTACATTTAGACGAGAGAACGAGATGGGAATATGGGAGGGCAAGACGGGATGGGGGTTAGTTGTGCGCGTCAAGATACGAGGTTGA
- a CDS encoding Epimerase domain-containing protein — MAYNVLVTGSSGHLGTALMLSLPTMGFTPLGIDILPSENTNHVVSITDRSAVSSILAENPIRHVLHAATLHKPHVESHSKQDFVDTNITGTLVLLEEAAKLGPQIESFIFFSTTSTFGAALSPKPGLAAAWIDESVVPIPKNIYGATKVAAEDLCFLVQKQTGMPVLVLRTSRFFPEQDDDEDRRAALDDDNLKVLELTYRRCDIEDIVRAAVCGMSKAKALQFKKYIISAPPPFTNDPDTLQKLDKNPEEVFKAVAPGCEQVFKEKGWGYLKRIDRVYDSSKAVEELGWEPEYTFSKVVELIREGKEWKSELTAKVGKRGYHAESHGVYTVR, encoded by the coding sequence ATGGCCTACAACGTCCTCGTAACAGGCTCATCCGGCCACCTAGGCACAGCCCTCATGCTCTCCCTCCCTACTATGGGCTTCACACCTCTCGGCATCGACATCCTCCCGTCAGAAAACACCAACCACGTCGTCTCCATCACCGACAGGTCCGCCGTGTCGTCCATCCTCGCAGAGAATCCGATCCGCCATGTTCTTCATGCCGCGACGCTGCACAAGCCTCACGTGGAGAGCCACTCCAAGCAGGACTTTGTCGACACAAACATCACAGGAACCCTCGTGCTCCTCGAGGAGGCCGCCAAGCTTGGTCCCCAGATTGAGAgtttcatcttcttcagcaccACGAGCACATTTGGCGCAGCGCTGAGTCCCAAGCCTGGTCTGGCAGCTGCGTGGATAGATGAATCCGTGGTTCCTATCCCTAAGAACATATACGGCGCCACAAAGGTTGCCGCCGAAGACCTCTGCTTCCTCGTGCAGAAGCAAACTGGCATGCCTGTCCTCGTCCTGCGTACAAGCCGTTTCTTTCCCgaacaagacgacgacgaagatcGCAGAGCAGCacttgacgacgacaacctCAAAGTCCTAGAACTGACCTACCGCAGATGCGACATCGAAGACATCGTCCGAGCTGCAGTCTGCGGCATGTCCAAGGCAAAGGCACTTCAATTCAAAAAGTACATCATCAGTGCACCACCACCCTTCACAAACGACCCCGACACCCTCCAAAAGCTGGACAAAAACCCAGAAGAGGTATTCAAAGCCGTCGCGCCAGGCTGTGAGCAAGTCTTCAAGGAAAAAGGCTGGGGATATCTAAAGCGCATCGACAGAGTGTACGACTCGAGCAAGGCAGTAGAGGAACTGGGATGGGAACCAGAGTACACCTTCAGCAAGGTAGTCGAGCTGATCCGGGAGGGAAAGGAGTGGAAGAGCGAGTTGACGGCAAAGGTTGGAAAGAGGGGATACCACGCCGAGAGCCATGGAGTGTATACTGTACGATGA